Proteins from a single region of Bacteroidia bacterium:
- a CDS encoding LysE family transporter: protein MLQAFFGGVLLGLTLALLIGPSFFALIQTSIRNGFRSGFALAAGIFISDLLCVTLAYLGASQFFSNPKNKAVEGIVGGVILICFGTYNIFQKHTAEEKKMDEMKTINVPLLITKGFFLNILNPFVWLFWAGWMGLISSRYEFSSTLILTFFSATLITVFATDLLKSFSANKIKKFLNHKVLLFVNRISGLILAICGMVLIYRVIF from the coding sequence ATGTTGCAAGCATTTTTTGGAGGCGTTTTATTAGGGTTAACACTCGCTTTATTGATTGGTCCGTCTTTTTTTGCATTAATACAAACCAGTATTCGCAATGGTTTCCGTTCTGGTTTCGCCCTTGCCGCTGGTATTTTTATTAGCGATTTGTTGTGTGTAACTTTAGCTTATTTAGGTGCCTCTCAGTTTTTTAGTAATCCAAAAAACAAAGCGGTAGAAGGCATTGTAGGCGGTGTTATTCTTATTTGTTTCGGAACGTATAATATTTTTCAAAAACACACTGCCGAAGAAAAAAAGATGGACGAAATGAAAACCATCAATGTGCCTTTGTTGATTACAAAAGGTTTTTTTCTGAATATCCTCAATCCTTTTGTGTGGCTATTTTGGGCTGGTTGGATGGGTTTAATCAGTTCTCGCTATGAGTTTTCGAGTACTTTAATTCTCACTTTTTTCAGCGCAACATTAATTACCGTATTTGCAACTGATTTATTGAAATCCTTTTCTGCCAATAAAATCAAGAAGTTTTTAAATCACAAAGTATTATTATTTGTGAACCGCATTTCTGGACTTATTTTAGCTATTTGCGGGATGGTGCTGATTTACCGCGTTATTTTTTGA
- a CDS encoding nucleoside triphosphate pyrophosphohydrolase family protein, translating into MLEKINFVKEFHEVFKIGSREIPAGVIDEKEYTLRHRLLEEENNEYLEACKNGDLIEIADALGDQLYIVFGTILKHGLQHKIDEVFEEIHRSNMSKLDDKGEPIFREDGKIMKSTNYFKPDIKKALEK; encoded by the coding sequence GTGCTCGAAAAAATAAATTTCGTAAAGGAATTTCACGAAGTATTTAAAATAGGAAGTAGAGAAATTCCTGCCGGCGTTATTGATGAAAAGGAATACACGCTTCGCCACCGACTTTTAGAAGAAGAAAATAACGAGTATTTAGAAGCGTGTAAAAATGGCGATTTAATTGAAATTGCCGATGCTTTGGGAGATCAATTGTACATTGTTTTCGGAACGATTTTAAAACACGGTTTGCAACATAAAATTGACGAAGTATTTGAAGAAATTCATCGCAGCAATATGTCGAAATTAGACGATAAAGGCGAACCTATTTTTAGAGAAGATGGAAAAATAATGAAGAGCACGAATTATTTTAAACCAGACATTAAAAAGGCTTTGGAAAAATAA
- a CDS encoding OmpH family outer membrane protein: MKKIFFKTLLFSAIVSLAAACHSADKNNNTDGSLDAKSSQTTGSKSGRIMYVNADTLLSQYQYVLDVKKEAEGKHAEIQSQYDAKAQKLQSDYQAYQQKVSQGLISQNDAKKTEADMMSRKQELDDMQTKMNMIMDSVQKKNADIQKKVGDFLARLQKEKHYDYVLTYTSNGGSVLYANDSLDITKIVVAGLNAEYSQNALKK, encoded by the coding sequence ATGAAAAAAATATTTTTTAAAACACTTTTATTCAGCGCGATTGTATCGCTTGCTGCGGCTTGCCATTCGGCAGATAAAAACAATAATACGGATGGTTCTTTGGATGCGAAATCTTCGCAAACAACCGGTTCCAAATCGGGAAGAATTATGTACGTGAATGCCGATACGTTGTTGTCGCAATATCAATATGTATTGGATGTGAAAAAAGAGGCGGAAGGAAAACACGCTGAAATTCAATCGCAATACGATGCAAAAGCACAAAAATTACAAAGCGATTATCAAGCCTATCAACAAAAAGTGAGTCAAGGTTTGATTTCTCAGAACGATGCGAAAAAAACAGAAGCGGATATGATGTCGAGAAAACAAGAATTGGATGACATGCAAACCAAAATGAATATGATTATGGACAGCGTGCAGAAAAAAAATGCGGACATTCAGAAAAAAGTAGGCGATTTTTTAGCGCGTTTGCAAAAAGAAAAACATTACGATTATGTACTCACGTATACGTCTAACGGCGGAAGCGTTTTGTATGCGAACGATAGTTTGGATATCACGAAAATCGTTGTTGCTGGCTTGAATGCGGAGTATTCGCAAAACGCTTTAAAAAAATAA
- a CDS encoding nucleoside-diphosphate kinase: MATTNRTFTMLKPDAVENGYIGGILAKINEAGFKIIAMKYTRLSKETAGTFYEVHKERPFYGELVEYMSSGSIVAAILEKNNAVADFRTLIGATDPAKAEKGTIRNLYAKSIAANAVHGSDSDENAKIEGDFFFSMLERF, from the coding sequence ATGGCAACTACAAACAGAACGTTTACGATGTTAAAGCCCGATGCTGTGGAGAACGGTTATATTGGCGGAATTTTAGCAAAAATTAACGAAGCAGGTTTTAAAATTATCGCGATGAAATACACGCGACTTTCTAAAGAAACTGCCGGAACATTTTATGAAGTGCACAAAGAACGCCCTTTTTACGGCGAGTTGGTGGAATATATGTCTTCCGGATCTATTGTTGCTGCTATTTTAGAAAAAAATAATGCAGTGGCTGATTTCAGAACTTTAATTGGCGCTACCGATCCTGCGAAAGCAGAAAAAGGAACCATTCGTAATTTATACGCAAAATCCATTGCAGCCAATGCTGTTCACGGTTCAGACAGTGATGAAAATGCAAAAATAGAAGGTGATTTTTTCTTCTCGATGTTGGAACGCTTCTAA
- a CDS encoding DUF721 domain-containing protein — protein sequence MRKKIAYQLHGITMKSNEKSIKEVIDELLKNYRLDTKLNEINLINSWEIIVGKMIANHTQKIFIHNQILYVTLDSAALRMELSYQKERIIKMLNESAGTDVITEIIFR from the coding sequence TTGAGAAAAAAAATAGCTTATCAATTGCATGGAATTACTATGAAAAGCAATGAAAAAAGTATTAAAGAAGTGATTGACGAATTGTTGAAAAACTATCGTTTGGATACGAAATTGAATGAAATTAATTTAATTAATTCTTGGGAAATAATTGTGGGAAAAATGATTGCCAATCACACGCAAAAAATTTTTATCCATAATCAAATTTTATACGTAACACTTGATTCTGCTGCTTTACGAATGGAATTATCTTACCAAAAAGAACGCATTATTAAAATGCTGAACGAATCTGCCGGCACGGACGTTATCACAGAAATAATTTTCAGATAA
- a CDS encoding O-antigen ligase family protein has product MNTFTNKLANQPKTFWLYAVCFVFIAINCYCLAHEFFYLIFLPAIILVLLLALFSMETLMLMTVFLTPLSVNLRDVLTGREGLSLSLPTEPILFGIMIIYIFKSIREINHTKKLMRHPITIAIVIQLVWMFITCITSTIPLVSFKAFTARLWFVTAFYFMANELFKKKSNIKKFYWMYIISFLLVIFYTIYNHAHYNFSEDAAHWVMTPFFNDHTAYGALLAMYFPVILGFVFNKKDTKTLRILSFGVLVIFLVAIILSYTRAAWVGLAGALAVYIVLLLKIKFRSILILLGFLTLGGIVFQTQIEMKLEQNHQDSSRDFSKHLESISNISSDASNLERLNRWSCALRMFEEKPIVGWGPGTYSFKYAPFQLASDRTIISTDNGDRGNAHSEYFGPLCESGVLGFITFVVIVLSCLSTGFRLFYTVKDKETRLLALVAILGLVTYFVHGTVNDFLDTDKASIPFWGFIAVLTAIDLHHNKKSENLNTLHTL; this is encoded by the coding sequence TTGAACACGTTCACAAATAAACTTGCCAATCAACCAAAAACTTTTTGGTTGTACGCCGTATGCTTTGTGTTTATTGCCATTAACTGCTATTGCCTTGCCCACGAATTTTTCTATTTAATATTTCTTCCAGCAATCATTCTTGTTCTTTTACTCGCCTTGTTTTCGATGGAAACATTGATGCTAATGACTGTTTTCTTAACCCCTTTATCGGTTAATTTACGAGATGTTCTTACTGGAAGAGAAGGACTTTCATTGAGCTTACCGACCGAACCAATTTTATTCGGAATCATGATTATTTATATTTTCAAATCTATTCGAGAAATTAATCACACTAAAAAATTAATGCGTCATCCCATCACCATCGCCATTGTAATTCAATTGGTTTGGATGTTTATTACCTGTATTACCAGTACCATTCCGCTTGTTTCTTTTAAAGCATTTACAGCACGACTTTGGTTTGTAACTGCCTTTTATTTTATGGCAAACGAATTATTTAAGAAAAAAAGCAACATCAAAAAATTTTATTGGATGTATATTATATCTTTCCTCTTGGTTATTTTTTATACGATTTACAACCATGCTCATTATAATTTTTCGGAAGATGCCGCACATTGGGTTATGACTCCATTTTTCAATGACCATACAGCTTATGGAGCTTTATTGGCAATGTATTTTCCGGTCATCCTCGGATTTGTATTTAATAAAAAAGACACCAAAACCTTGCGCATCCTATCTTTCGGAGTGCTGGTTATTTTTTTAGTGGCAATTATTTTATCTTACACACGCGCTGCTTGGGTAGGTTTGGCAGGAGCTTTAGCCGTTTACATAGTTTTACTGTTGAAAATAAAATTTCGAAGTATCCTTATTCTACTTGGCTTTTTAACCTTGGGTGGAATTGTTTTTCAAACACAAATTGAAATGAAATTGGAACAAAACCATCAAGATTCATCTCGGGATTTTTCCAAACATTTAGAATCCATTTCCAATATTTCTTCGGATGCTTCTAATTTAGAACGCTTAAATCGTTGGAGTTGCGCCTTGCGTATGTTTGAAGAAAAACCAATTGTTGGTTGGGGTCCGGGCACCTACAGTTTTAAATACGCCCCTTTTCAATTGGCAAGTGATCGTACCATTATCAGCACCGACAATGGCGATCGAGGAAATGCTCACAGTGAATATTTTGGACCACTTTGTGAGTCTGGCGTGTTGGGATTTATCACTTTTGTTGTCATCGTTTTATCTTGTCTTTCAACCGGGTTTAGATTATTTTACACCGTAAAAGATAAAGAAACAAGACTGTTGGCATTGGTCGCTATCTTAGGTTTAGTAACCTATTTTGTACACGGCACAGTGAATGATTTTTTAGATACTGACAAAGCATCTATTCCTTTTTGGGGGTTTATAGCCGTTTTAACTGCCATTGATTTACATCATAACAAAAAATCAGAAAATCTGAACACCTTGCATACGCTTTAA